Proteins from a genomic interval of Scytonema hofmannii PCC 7110:
- a CDS encoding Mu transposase C-terminal domain-containing protein yields MPSTSKGTAKVQPSRGVKINYLYYWSTDDSFLRPEIEGTNVPIRYDPFDVGTAYAYVKGHWVRCISEYYKSFQNRSEREVNIASTQLRRKRQKHAQRVTLSAKEKATYLEGIEAQEALLIQRLHDLAHQDVCALIEGKLTQENPQNFRKSLEKNNGELSEDNQPVKVSATPSIDFNEIEAYSRSELW; encoded by the coding sequence TTGCCATCTACATCTAAGGGAACAGCAAAAGTTCAACCAAGCAGAGGTGTGAAAATTAATTATCTCTATTATTGGTCAACTGATGATTCGTTCCTAAGACCAGAAATTGAAGGAACTAATGTACCGATTCGCTACGACCCTTTTGACGTAGGAACTGCTTATGCTTACGTTAAAGGTCATTGGGTGCGCTGTATCTCTGAATATTACAAATCTTTTCAAAATCGTTCGGAGCGAGAAGTAAACATAGCTAGTACCCAATTACGTCGAAAAAGACAAAAACACGCTCAAAGGGTTACGCTCTCTGCCAAAGAAAAAGCTACTTATTTAGAAGGAATTGAAGCCCAAGAAGCTTTGTTAATACAACGCTTGCATGATTTAGCACATCAAGATGTCTGCGCTTTGATTGAGGGGAAGTTAACTCAAGAAAATCCTCAGAATTTTCGGAAGAGTTTAGAGAAAAATAATGGAGAGCTATCCGAAGATAATCAACCCGTAAAAGTATCAGCAACCCCATCAATAGATTTCAACGAAATAGAAGCTTACAGTAGGTCGGAATTATGGTGA
- a CDS encoding TnsA endonuclease N-terminal domain-containing protein — protein MLSDLEFNDWCHYVNLPQAARQVISQIRESQPIRRVKSSGINVRGDYASRKMAKTIQFESHSVELPGVEEYEEDSDVLEYYDQPYQITLEFLSNNGQIVKASHIPDFFVIRNKSAGFEEWKPETRLEKLAAKQPQRYIRTEDGQWRNLPAVAYAEKLGLYYRIRLDTEIDWIRYRNRLFLKAYNDSSYEISPEIAENLVAVVSLNPGITYWQLLDDKQANADDINALIATQKIYLNLSAAPLAEPERVHLFQNKETAVAYSQMVKSQPKDVAVDVWDFGKITSVSSSHNQLRITPKGMEIFLRASPEELAQANQKYQVIEPLLNGCPRDNKTVASRTIYRWKAKFKAAQIAYNCGYIFYFAIYI, from the coding sequence ATGTTGAGTGACCTTGAGTTCAATGATTGGTGTCACTACGTGAATTTACCACAAGCGGCTCGGCAAGTCATCTCCCAAATCCGCGAGTCTCAACCAATCCGGCGAGTGAAGAGTAGCGGGATTAATGTTAGAGGCGACTACGCCAGTCGAAAAATGGCAAAAACCATCCAATTCGAGTCGCATTCTGTCGAATTACCAGGTGTAGAAGAGTATGAAGAAGATTCAGATGTCCTGGAATACTACGACCAACCTTATCAAATAACTCTAGAATTTTTATCAAACAATGGGCAAATAGTGAAAGCTTCGCATATACCGGACTTTTTTGTGATTCGGAACAAGAGCGCCGGTTTTGAAGAGTGGAAACCAGAAACAAGATTAGAGAAATTAGCCGCTAAACAACCACAGCGCTATATTCGTACAGAAGATGGGCAATGGCGTAATCTACCAGCAGTTGCCTATGCAGAAAAATTAGGTTTATACTACCGAATCCGTTTAGACACAGAAATTGATTGGATTAGATACAGAAATCGACTATTTCTCAAAGCTTATAACGATAGCAGTTACGAAATTTCACCAGAAATAGCCGAGAATTTAGTAGCAGTAGTCAGTTTAAATCCTGGCATAACTTATTGGCAACTTCTGGATGATAAACAGGCTAATGCTGACGACATAAATGCTTTGATAGCCACTCAAAAAATTTACCTGAACTTGAGCGCGGCTCCCTTAGCAGAACCAGAAAGAGTACATCTTTTTCAGAACAAAGAAACTGCAGTAGCTTATAGTCAAATGGTGAAGTCTCAGCCCAAGGATGTGGCTGTAGATGTCTGGGATTTTGGCAAGATTACAAGCGTGTCTTCATCTCACAATCAATTAAGAATCACGCCCAAAGGAATGGAGATATTTCTCAGAGCTAGTCCTGAAGAATTAGCACAAGCCAACCAAAAATATCAAGTGATTGAACCATTACTCAATGGCTGTCCAAGGGATAACAAAACTGTTGCATCACGTACTATTTATAGATGGAAAGCTAAGTTTAAAGCCGCTCAAATTGCCTACAACTGCGGTTATATTTTTTACTTTGCCATCTACATCTAA